One Solanum pennellii chromosome 10, SPENNV200 genomic region harbors:
- the LOC107032179 gene encoding putative methyltransferase At1g22800, mitochondrial, whose translation MRRSIARFLGGLRSYCTDSGDGSQSSKLKIFDRHFKRKQRDRAAWLMKPKDSLVDTVAENLLDRLEDCKRTFPTALCMGGSLEAIRRLLRGRGGIEKLLMMDTSWDMVKLCKDAEQQMPTYNIETSYIIGDEEYLPVKENSVDLVISCLGLHWTNDLPGAMIQSRLALKPDGLFLAAILGGETLRELRIACTIAQMEREGGISPRLSPLAQVRDAGNLLTRAGFTLPGVDVDEYTIRYNSALDLIEHLRAMGETSALLQRSKVLKKDTALATAAIYESMFAAEDGTIPATFQIIYMTGWREHQSQQKPKKRGSATVSFHDLQKQFGSDGSC comes from the exons ATGAGAAGAAGCATAGCTCGTTTTCTGGGAGGCCTAAGATCTTACTGTACTGATTCCGGAGATGGATCTCAGAGctccaaactcaaaatatttgatCGCCATTTTAAGCGCAAGCAA CGTGATAGAGCGGCGTGGTTGATGAAGCCAAAGGACTCTCTTGTTGATACTGTGGCTGAGAATCTACTGGATCGATTGGAG GATTGTAAGAGAACATTTCCTACGGCATTGTGTATGGGGGGTTCTCTGGAAGCTATCAGACGATTACTGCGCGGACGCG GTGGCATCGAGAAATTACTTATGATGGATACATCATGGGACATGGTAAAATTGTGTAAAGATGCTGAGCAGCAAATGCCCACTTATAACATTGAAACATCATACATTATTGGTGATGAAGAATATTTGCCCGTGAAAGAAAA TTCTGTTGACCTGGTCATTAGCTGCTTGGGACTCCATTGGACAAATGATCTTCCTGGGGCAATGATACAG AGCAGATTGGCTTTAAAGCCAGATGGCTTATTCTTGGCGGCTATTCTTGGCGGAGAAACATTGAG GGAGCTGCGGATAGCTTGCACTATTGCACAAATGGAGCGTGAAGGAGGCATCAGTCCACGATTATCACCCTTGGCACaa GTGCGTGATGCTGGCAATCTCTTGACTAGGGCAGGCTTTACTCTTCCTGGAGTTGACGTTGATGAGTATACAATTCGATATAACAGTG CTTTGGATTTGATAGAACATCTCCGTGCAATGGGCGAAACTAGTGCTCTACTGCAAAGGAGCAAG GTATTGAAAAAGGATACAGCCCTGGCCACAGCAGCTATTTACGAGTCAATGTTTGCAGCTGAAGATGGCACAATTCCAGCAACATTTCAG ATAATATACATGACTGGATGGAGGGAACACCAATCTCAACAGAAACCAAAGAAGAGAGGCTCAGCCACAGTGTCGTTCCACGATCTCCAAAAGCAATTTGGCAGTGATGGTAGCTGCTGA
- the LOC107032253 gene encoding calmodulin-binding receptor-like cytoplasmic kinase 2: protein MKSPNTQFSGGGRRSSSGAVYMSSSSVGSRTSDRLPHSPSTSTYSSTTTTISQKSNSGRNPVIIAVKSVVEAFASCFTPPEPKSLSTNFGDSDSFKAPSGSSDGGRKKRHSSSSSRGRSIYGSENNSTHTKEAGSIKFNMEDIYKATKNFSPSLKIGQGGFGIVYKGCLADGTVVAIKRAKKNIHDKHSGAEFRSEVQTLEKIEHLNLVKFYGFLEHGEEKILVVEYVSNGTLREHLDSEFLILLLSFHFPSIFCSSIQNCWFQCLFIMLMSFNNAGVNGNVLDFASRLDIGIDVGHAITYLHMYTDHPIIHRDIKSSNILLTENLRAKVADFGFARLAADTESGATHVSTQVKGTAGYLDPEYLSTYQLTEKSDVYSFGVLLVELVTGRRPIEPKKEIKERITARWAMKKFTSGDAILTLDPRLERSAANSLAMEKIYELALQCLAPHRQNRPTMRKCAEILWSIRKNYRELAG from the exons ATGAAAAGTCCCAATACCCAATTTTCCGGTGGTGGCCGGAGATCTAGTTCCGGCGCCGTATATATGTCTTCCAGCTCCGTCGGTTCACGTACATCCGATCGTCTTCCTCATTCACCTAGCACATCTACTTACTCCTCAACTACTACTACAATTTCTCAAAAGTCAAATTCCGGCAGGAATCCGGTCATAATCGCCGTCAAATCCGTCGTAGAAGCTTTTGCGTCCTGTTTTACTCCGCCGGAGCCTAAATCTTTGAGTACTAATTTTGGTGATTCCGATTCGTTTAAAGCTCCTTCAG GTTCATCTGATGGCGGAAGGAAGAAGAGACACAGTAGCAGTAGCAGTAGAGGTCGAAGCATCTACGGCAGTGAAAATAATTCAACTCACACAAAAGAGGCAGGGAGTATTAAATTCAACATGGAAGATATCTATAAGGCCACAAAGAACTTTTCCCCAAGCCTTAAAATTGGTCAAGGAGGTTTCGGGATAGTTTACAAGGGTTGCCTAGCGGATGGAACAGTTGTTGCAATCAAACGCGCCAAAAAG AATATACATGATAAACACTCGGGAGCTGAATTTCGAAGCGAGGTTCAAActttagaaaaaatagaacatCTAAATTTAGTAAAGTTTTATGGGTTCTTGGAGCATGGAGAAGAAAAGATTTTGGTTGTTGAGTATGTCTCTAATGGAACTCTTAGGGAACACTTGGATAGTGAGTTCTTGATCTTGCTTCTGAGTTTTCATTTTCCATCAATTTTTTGCTCTAGCATTCAAAATTGTTGGTTTCAATGCTTATTTATAATGCTGATGTCATTTAACAATGCAGGTGTTAATGGAAATGTTCTTGATTTCGCGTCAAGACTAGACATTGGAATAGATGTAGGACATGCAATTACATATTTGCATATGTATACAG ATCACCCTATTATCCATCGAGACATCAAGTCTTCTAATATTCTCCTCACTGAAAACCTTCGAGCTAAGGTGGCCGATTTTGGTTTTGCAAGGCTAGCAGCTGACACTGAGTCAGGAGCCACACATGTTTCTACCCAAGTTAAAGGGACTGCAGGCTACTTAGACCCTGAATACCTAAGTACCTATCAACTTACTGAGAAGAGTGATGTCTATTCATTCGGTGTTTTACTTGTGGAACTTGTTACGGGAAGGCGGCCTATCGagccaaaaaaagaaattaaagagcgCATTACTGCAAGATGG GCAATGAAGAAGTTCACAAGTGGAGATGCAATCTTAACTTTGGATCCAAGGTTAGAAAGATCTGCTGCAAATAGTTTGGCCATGGAAAAAATTTATGAACTAGCTTTGCAATGTTTGGCTCCTCATCGACAGAACCGGCCTACCATGAGAAAATGTGCCGAGATTCTATGGAGCATCCGCAAGAATTACAGAGAACTAGCAGGCTGA